In Methylosinus sp. C49, one DNA window encodes the following:
- a CDS encoding DJ-1/PfpI family protein has translation MDTLDRRRFGEALVAFAALVAGGALDARAAQKVTADHDMSNMPASWSGNEKIGFLIYPEFTALDMIGPHYMLTGLMGATAFVIAKSKTPVVSDTGLTLTPDASFDDAPVDLDILCVPGGASGTLAAMQDEATLRFIKSRGARAKYVTSVCTGSLLLGAAGLLDGYRATSHWSTKPLLPIFGATPTSGRFVRDRNRITAEGVTAGLDFALALVGELRDRTYAEGVQLIAQYAPEPPFDAGQPERAPAAVRTMMEEMFAGFRASADRFGREAFVKSKAF, from the coding sequence TTGGACACGCTCGATCGCCGCCGCTTCGGCGAAGCCTTGGTCGCATTCGCCGCGCTCGTCGCCGGCGGCGCGCTCGATGCGCGTGCGGCGCAGAAGGTCACTGCCGATCACGACATGTCGAACATGCCGGCCTCGTGGTCCGGCAATGAGAAGATCGGCTTTCTGATCTATCCCGAGTTCACCGCGCTCGACATGATCGGCCCGCATTACATGCTCACCGGGCTGATGGGCGCGACGGCTTTCGTGATCGCCAAGAGCAAGACGCCGGTTGTCAGCGATACGGGATTGACGCTGACGCCGGACGCGAGCTTCGACGATGCGCCGGTCGATCTCGATATTCTCTGCGTGCCGGGCGGCGCCTCCGGCACGCTCGCCGCCATGCAGGACGAGGCGACGTTGCGCTTCATCAAAAGCCGCGGCGCGCGCGCGAAATATGTCACATCGGTGTGCACGGGCTCGCTTCTGCTCGGCGCGGCGGGCCTGCTCGACGGCTATCGCGCGACGTCGCATTGGTCGACGAAGCCGCTGCTGCCGATCTTCGGCGCGACGCCGACGTCCGGCCGTTTCGTGCGCGATCGCAATCGCATCACCGCGGAGGGCGTGACGGCGGGCCTCGATTTCGCCCTGGCTCTGGTCGGCGAATTGCGCGACCGCACTTACGCCGAGGGCGTGCAGCTCATCGCGCAATATGCGCCGGAGCCGCCCTTCGACGCGGGCCAGCCGGAACGGGCGCCTGCGGCGGTCAGAACGATGATGGAAGAGATGTTCGCCGGGTTCCGGGCCTCCGCCGATCGGTTCGGCCGCGAAGCGTTCGTGAAATCGAAGGCGTTCTGA
- a CDS encoding TonB-dependent receptor, producing the protein MNRRFSLRSVGALALAAAGLPGAAAQEALPPISIAAEERRPAAAKTAKNVDETTAGPVRGYQAFTARVARMAAPLKELPLSVIVVPRKLIDDQNAVSQAEAFRNVSNLTPLDPLFPGGLGVKLRGMDAERYIDGLPNYFDFGVRDLLVNVERVEVLKGPANILFQGGGSPVGGVVNVVSKLPTPDRFAEVGVRAGGYRYGSPYVDINQPLNDAKTLLFRFTGQFETTHSNIDTIHRQSYTLDPTLTITNNEGTSLSLQGHVTRRLQQDYPGLPAIGSVDRSFYSIRRTAFLANPGLPVTSTESQAVTARFDHAFDETFSTFTSARYGVSKIHEPSQLIFGNEPTAIDFAPFGVYGGPSQFYVANDILDDKVTEFSITSNFVAKFDYGPTKNRLLVGGDFSRITDHGVMAGNNATDLDPVFGAFGLSQLIDFRTPFVPPFRLPVEGAPDTVVYTKVNNSYQNAGASVQLQSTIFDRLHFLGALRVATVDMHFTEQAVTPWKHYDASAMRVLPRVGATYDVTDWLSVYGGYSEGLRGVSYFSGPNDAPPKPEGSRQFEGGVKLDGLFGLSGTLAYFDLTRTNVPTSASGSVTQTQTGEQNAHGFEADLVWQPTQNLSFLGSFAHTDAKVTRDENLQLVNARLAGTPIDSGRFWGHYAFDGALQGWSFGAGFYAASSSRVELGRTWTTPGYITFDADLAYKHEYFTFSIAAKNLGDRHYYIQYPYLAGRVAPGEGRTFFATVSVKM; encoded by the coding sequence ATGAATCGTCGCTTTTCCCTGCGATCGGTCGGCGCGCTCGCCCTCGCCGCGGCCGGCTTGCCCGGCGCCGCCGCGCAGGAGGCGCTGCCGCCCATCTCCATCGCCGCCGAAGAGCGGCGCCCGGCGGCTGCCAAGACCGCGAAGAATGTCGATGAGACCACGGCCGGACCCGTGCGCGGCTATCAGGCGTTTACCGCGCGCGTCGCCCGCATGGCCGCGCCGCTCAAGGAGCTGCCGCTCTCCGTCATTGTCGTCCCACGCAAGCTCATCGACGATCAGAACGCCGTCTCGCAGGCCGAAGCGTTCCGCAATGTCTCCAACCTCACGCCGCTCGATCCGCTGTTCCCCGGCGGCCTCGGCGTCAAGCTGCGCGGCATGGACGCCGAGCGCTACATCGACGGATTGCCGAATTATTTCGATTTCGGCGTCCGCGATCTTCTCGTCAATGTCGAGCGGGTCGAGGTTCTGAAGGGTCCGGCCAATATTCTGTTCCAAGGCGGAGGAAGCCCTGTCGGAGGCGTCGTCAACGTCGTGTCGAAGCTCCCCACCCCGGATCGGTTCGCGGAAGTCGGCGTGCGCGCCGGCGGCTATCGCTACGGCAGTCCCTATGTCGACATCAATCAGCCGCTCAACGACGCCAAGACATTGCTGTTCCGCTTCACCGGCCAGTTCGAGACGACGCATTCGAACATCGACACCATCCACCGCCAGAGCTACACGCTCGACCCGACGCTGACGATCACCAACAACGAGGGGACCTCCCTCTCTCTGCAAGGCCATGTCACGCGGCGCCTGCAGCAGGATTATCCGGGCCTGCCCGCCATCGGCTCGGTCGATCGTTCCTTCTATTCCATTCGCCGCACGGCCTTCCTCGCCAATCCCGGCCTTCCCGTCACCTCCACGGAATCGCAAGCGGTCACTGCGCGCTTCGATCACGCTTTCGACGAGACCTTCTCCACTTTCACTTCGGCGCGCTATGGCGTCTCGAAGATCCACGAGCCCTCGCAGCTCATTTTCGGCAACGAGCCGACCGCGATCGATTTCGCTCCTTTCGGCGTCTATGGCGGTCCGTCGCAATTCTATGTAGCGAACGACATCCTCGACGATAAGGTCACCGAATTCTCGATCACCTCCAATTTCGTCGCGAAATTCGACTATGGTCCGACCAAGAACCGGCTGCTCGTCGGCGGCGACTTCAGTCGCATCACCGATCACGGCGTCATGGCGGGCAATAATGCGACAGATCTCGATCCCGTCTTCGGCGCCTTCGGCCTGTCGCAGCTGATCGATTTCCGCACGCCTTTCGTGCCGCCGTTTCGATTGCCGGTCGAAGGCGCGCCGGACACGGTGGTGTACACGAAGGTGAACAACAGCTATCAGAACGCCGGAGCGAGCGTTCAACTGCAGTCGACGATTTTCGACCGCCTGCATTTCCTCGGCGCCTTGCGTGTCGCCACGGTCGACATGCACTTCACCGAGCAGGCCGTCACGCCGTGGAAGCACTATGACGCGAGCGCGATGCGCGTCCTGCCGCGCGTCGGCGCGACCTATGATGTGACGGACTGGCTGTCGGTCTATGGCGGCTATTCGGAAGGTCTGCGCGGCGTCAGCTATTTCTCGGGCCCCAACGACGCGCCGCCCAAGCCCGAAGGCTCACGCCAATTCGAAGGCGGCGTAAAGCTCGACGGCCTGTTCGGCCTCTCGGGAACGCTCGCCTATTTCGACTTGACCCGCACCAATGTGCCGACCTCGGCGTCCGGTTCCGTCACTCAGACACAGACCGGCGAGCAGAATGCACATGGATTCGAAGCCGATCTCGTCTGGCAGCCGACGCAGAACCTCTCCTTCCTGGGCAGCTTCGCGCACACCGACGCCAAAGTGACGCGCGACGAGAATTTGCAGCTCGTGAATGCGCGCCTCGCCGGCACGCCGATCGACTCCGGACGCTTCTGGGGTCACTACGCCTTCGACGGCGCGCTGCAGGGCTGGTCCTTCGGCGCCGGCTTCTACGCCGCCTCATCCTCGCGCGTCGAGCTCGGCCGCACTTGGACGACGCCGGGCTACATCACCTTCGACGCCGATCTCGCCTACAAGCACGAGTATTTCACCTTCTCGATCGCCGCCAAGAATCTCGGCGATCGACACTATTACATTCAATATCCCTATCTCGCCGGGCGCGTCGCGCCGGGCGAGGGGCGGACATTCTTCGCCACCGTTTCCGTCAAAATGTAG
- a CDS encoding response regulator transcription factor — MRVLMVEDEPEMAKLVAGKLARSGFVADRVGSLDETMEALRQHKYSLVLLDRRLPDGDAVSILPEIRRAQPSIRIMMLTARNAVEDRIEGLDAGADDYVTKPFDANELIARVRACLRRPGGEAPPPIAVGRIVFHPETHDVSINGANVLFHKRERALLDILLLNAGRAVLRDRLLSEIYGFADDVQATALSMLVSRLRRRLLDLDAGVEIHTARDVGYLLTERKER, encoded by the coding sequence ATGCGGGTTCTGATGGTGGAGGACGAGCCGGAGATGGCCAAGCTCGTCGCGGGAAAGCTCGCGCGCTCGGGCTTTGTCGCTGATCGCGTCGGCTCGCTCGACGAGACGATGGAGGCGCTGCGGCAGCACAAATATTCGCTCGTACTGCTCGATCGTCGTCTTCCGGACGGCGACGCGGTCTCTATATTGCCGGAGATTCGCCGCGCTCAGCCGTCGATCCGCATAATGATGCTGACAGCGCGCAACGCTGTCGAAGATCGTATCGAAGGGCTCGACGCCGGCGCCGACGATTATGTAACCAAGCCCTTCGACGCCAATGAGCTGATCGCGCGCGTGCGCGCCTGTCTGCGGCGGCCGGGCGGAGAGGCGCCGCCGCCGATCGCGGTCGGCCGCATCGTCTTTCATCCCGAGACGCACGACGTCAGCATAAATGGCGCGAATGTTCTGTTTCACAAGCGCGAGCGCGCCTTGCTGGACATTCTGCTGCTCAACGCCGGGCGCGCCGTGCTGCGCGATCGGCTGCTCTCCGAGATTTACGGATTCGCCGACGATGTGCAAGCAACGGCGCTCAGCATGCTGGTCTCGCGCCTGCGGCGCCGGCTGCTCGATCTCGACGCCGGCGTCGAGATTCATACCGCGCGCGATGTCGGCTATTTGCTGACGGAGCGGAAGGAGCGATGA
- a CDS encoding HAMP domain-containing sensor histidine kinase, with protein MRSPSLLARFVLGITVSELIVLFLVWPSTTILVTYLGLAATDSNAVWAEFHAIEVVENALTREPDGSGHIESTPALRAYQARNPNFRFAIIDNRSGAVLAGSSEELARVLPSGGGIIAIKNYFRLPNDPDPDARGVHMQLAPPYSMVIHGYAMHLEDLIAVMRVHSDVAQLIPFSPFVLFAILSAWLATRYGLAPLYAAKERLGKIDLFSIDQRIDAAKAPKEIAPLLDAINAALARLEDGARRQRRFTANAAHELLTPIAILRARLDAPSEPGFLGDLARDIRRMQSIVEQLLVLARGAERGCLVAEDIDLGALARHMIADYLPLFVDNGRAIAFDPPATPVIVRANRQALECMLSNLINNALRAEPVGGTIELRVRADASLEVADHGEGIAASERELVFEPFWRGTEATRGSGLGLSIVKELAEKQGGGVFVTETPGGGATFGLALPHRGAP; from the coding sequence ATGAGGAGTCCGTCGCTGCTCGCGCGTTTCGTGCTCGGCATCACCGTGTCGGAGCTGATCGTCTTGTTTCTCGTATGGCCGAGCACGACGATTCTCGTTACCTATCTGGGCCTCGCGGCGACCGATTCCAACGCCGTCTGGGCGGAGTTCCACGCGATCGAGGTGGTCGAGAACGCGCTGACGAGAGAGCCGGACGGCTCCGGCCATATCGAGTCGACGCCCGCGCTGCGCGCTTATCAGGCCCGCAATCCGAATTTTCGTTTCGCGATCATCGACAATCGCAGCGGCGCGGTGCTCGCCGGCTCGTCGGAAGAGCTCGCGCGCGTCTTGCCGAGCGGTGGCGGGATCATCGCCATCAAAAACTATTTCCGGCTTCCGAACGACCCCGATCCCGATGCGCGCGGCGTCCATATGCAGCTGGCGCCGCCCTATTCGATGGTGATCCACGGCTACGCGATGCATCTGGAAGACCTCATCGCCGTGATGCGAGTGCATTCGGATGTAGCGCAGCTCATCCCTTTCTCGCCCTTCGTCCTGTTTGCGATCCTCAGCGCCTGGCTGGCGACGCGCTACGGCTTGGCTCCGCTCTATGCGGCGAAGGAGCGGCTCGGGAAGATCGACCTTTTCTCCATCGACCAGCGAATCGACGCTGCGAAGGCGCCCAAGGAGATCGCGCCCTTGCTCGACGCGATCAACGCCGCTCTGGCTCGGCTCGAGGACGGCGCCAGGCGGCAGCGGCGCTTCACGGCCAATGCCGCGCATGAGCTGCTCACGCCGATCGCGATTTTGCGCGCACGGCTCGATGCGCCGAGCGAGCCGGGCTTTCTCGGCGATCTCGCCCGCGACATTCGGCGCATGCAGTCCATCGTCGAGCAATTGCTGGTTCTCGCCCGCGGGGCGGAGCGTGGATGCCTCGTCGCCGAGGACATAGATCTCGGCGCGCTCGCCCGCCATATGATCGCCGACTATCTGCCATTGTTCGTCGACAATGGACGGGCGATCGCCTTCGATCCCCCGGCGACGCCGGTGATTGTCCGCGCCAATCGGCAAGCGCTCGAATGCATGCTGTCCAATCTCATCAATAACGCCCTGCGCGCCGAACCCGTCGGTGGAACGATCGAGCTTCGCGTGCGCGCCGACGCCAGCCTGGAGGTCGCCGACCATGGCGAAGGGATCGCGGCCAGCGAACGGGAGCTCGTCTTCGAGCCATTCTGGCGCGGGACCGAGGCGACCCGCGGCTCCGGTCTCGGCCTCTCCATCGTCAAGGAGCTCGCGGAAAAGCAGGGCGGCGGCGTCTTCGTCACAGAGACGCCGGGTGGGGGCGCGACCTTTGGCCTCGCGCTGCCACATCGCGGAGCGCCATGA
- a CDS encoding CDP-alcohol phosphatidyltransferase, whose translation MAYLVSEHGERFDRRFLAASEQKLADVILAALPDSVTPLRLTKIGVIGGVVAAAALVGCRSSLAWLPVFVAGIFLNWLGMALDGPLARRRNETDRRLDFIGQTNDLLSQVLLIVMFGVSPFLSLQSSLAVLACYLLFSAYNYVRTIALHARPMSYIGLGPTEFRILMAAWPFVAHTGGIDAATNDAAARLDTAILILAAIGVAGLAVKALSDARQISEEE comes from the coding sequence GTGGCGTATCTCGTAAGCGAGCATGGCGAACGGTTCGATCGGAGATTCCTCGCCGCGAGCGAACAAAAGCTCGCCGACGTGATCCTCGCGGCGCTGCCAGACTCGGTCACGCCTCTGCGCCTGACCAAGATCGGCGTCATAGGCGGCGTTGTCGCAGCGGCCGCGCTCGTCGGCTGTCGCTCGTCGCTTGCGTGGCTACCGGTCTTCGTCGCCGGAATATTCCTCAATTGGCTCGGAATGGCGCTCGACGGGCCGCTCGCCCGACGCCGCAATGAGACCGATCGGCGGCTCGACTTCATCGGCCAGACCAACGACCTCTTGTCGCAAGTCCTTCTCATCGTGATGTTCGGCGTGTCGCCATTTCTATCGCTTCAGTCCTCCTTGGCCGTTCTCGCCTGCTATCTGCTGTTCTCGGCCTATAATTACGTGCGCACGATCGCGCTTCACGCGCGGCCGATGAGCTACATCGGTCTCGGCCCGACCGAATTTCGCATTCTCATGGCCGCGTGGCCCTTCGTCGCGCACACCGGGGGGATCGACGCGGCCACGAATGACGCCGCGGCTCGGCTGGATACGGCGATTCTGATCCTCGCCGCGATCGGAGTTGCGGGACTTGCCGTGAAGGCCCTCTCCGACGCCCGGCAGATCTCCGAAGAGGAGTGA
- a CDS encoding ShlB/FhaC/HecB family hemolysin secretion/activation protein has protein sequence MNFRRLLLSCAAAKALLLAAPQAFAQSAPTPVLPYNVGAAVREADDARQAPPPRERAAPTLPQLAEPRFTLASKETLFVKHFIVEGPLLVEESELREILAPYEGRKLTLGDIYGAADKVTLLYRAKGYFVAKAYLPAQDARSGSLKIKLVAGKYGSVLVKNSSAVDTGFLQNVVDTALEDQTFIHKDALERALLLVSGLPGAGVPRIVVSPGKAQETSDFQFEAPEGKRIEGYLLGDNFGSPYTGRDRLNGGFNINSPLGFGDRLTGSAIVSERAALANGRIAYSFPLGPDGLRAEIGAYRTTYALGGAYKDLDATGSAYAVTGTLSYALIRQREESVSLWANFTHKWLNDKIADTSTANRNIALGTLGVTRDTAQALFGLPLATSSTLSFTSGYVNYLDVTQKVQNRAGADTVGNFYRINLSVNATIALDEKLSLSTNLRAQKALYGNLDTSEQFSLGGFWGVRSFDEGLAGDSGYIVTPELKYALPQIENYRHALGVFTDIGGVWLENGSYTTTQRSYTGVNDVGVGYYATYDIGGGSLLVLKAQAAHTYGTNSGATAYDRHTKGLLQVGFTF, from the coding sequence ATGAATTTCCGTCGTCTGCTCCTCTCCTGCGCCGCCGCGAAGGCGCTCCTGCTCGCCGCGCCTCAGGCCTTCGCGCAGAGCGCCCCCACGCCCGTGCTGCCTTACAATGTCGGCGCCGCCGTCCGCGAGGCGGATGACGCGCGCCAAGCGCCGCCGCCACGCGAGAGAGCCGCGCCGACGCTGCCGCAGCTCGCCGAGCCGCGCTTCACCCTCGCCAGCAAGGAGACGCTCTTCGTCAAGCATTTCATCGTCGAAGGGCCGCTCCTCGTCGAAGAGTCCGAGCTGCGTGAAATTCTCGCGCCCTATGAGGGCCGCAAGCTCACGCTCGGCGACATCTATGGCGCCGCCGACAAGGTCACTCTGCTCTACCGAGCGAAAGGCTATTTCGTCGCCAAGGCCTATCTGCCCGCGCAGGATGCGCGCAGCGGCTCCTTGAAGATCAAGCTCGTTGCCGGAAAATACGGCAGCGTGCTCGTCAAGAACTCTTCCGCCGTCGACACGGGCTTCCTGCAAAACGTCGTCGATACGGCGTTGGAGGACCAGACGTTCATTCACAAGGATGCGCTCGAACGCGCGCTGCTGCTCGTCTCCGGTCTCCCCGGCGCCGGCGTGCCGCGCATCGTGGTCTCGCCCGGCAAGGCTCAGGAGACGTCCGACTTCCAATTCGAGGCGCCGGAAGGAAAGCGCATCGAAGGCTATCTGCTCGGCGATAATTTCGGCTCGCCCTATACGGGTCGCGATCGTCTGAACGGCGGCTTCAACATCAATTCCCCGCTCGGCTTCGGCGATCGCCTCACCGGCTCCGCCATCGTGTCCGAGCGGGCCGCTCTCGCCAATGGGCGCATCGCCTATTCCTTCCCGCTCGGGCCGGACGGCCTGCGCGCCGAGATCGGAGCCTATCGCACCACATATGCGCTCGGCGGCGCCTATAAGGACCTGGACGCCACCGGCAGCGCCTATGCGGTCACGGGAACGCTGAGCTATGCGCTGATCCGCCAACGCGAGGAGAGCGTCTCGCTCTGGGCGAACTTCACCCACAAATGGCTGAACGACAAAATCGCCGACACCTCGACCGCCAACCGCAACATTGCACTCGGCACGCTGGGCGTGACGCGCGACACGGCGCAGGCGCTCTTCGGCCTGCCGCTGGCGACGAGCTCGACGCTCTCCTTCACCTCGGGCTATGTGAATTATCTCGACGTGACGCAGAAGGTTCAGAACCGCGCCGGCGCCGATACGGTCGGCAATTTCTATCGCATCAATCTCTCGGTGAATGCGACGATCGCGCTCGATGAGAAGCTCTCTCTGTCGACCAATCTGCGTGCGCAAAAGGCGCTCTACGGCAATCTCGACACCAGCGAGCAATTCAGCCTCGGCGGCTTCTGGGGCGTGCGCTCCTTCGACGAAGGCCTCGCCGGCGACAGCGGCTATATCGTAACGCCGGAACTGAAATATGCGCTGCCGCAGATCGAGAATTACCGCCATGCGCTGGGCGTCTTCACCGACATAGGCGGGGTGTGGCTGGAGAATGGCTCCTATACGACGACGCAGCGCAGCTACACGGGCGTCAATGATGTCGGCGTCGGCTATTACGCGACCTATGACATAGGCGGCGGCAGCCTGCTGGTGCTGAAGGCGCAGGCCGCGCATACCTATGGAACGAACAGCGGCGCGACCGCTTACGACCGGCACACCAAGGGCTTGTTGCAGGTCGGGTTCACCTTCTGA
- a CDS encoding filamentous hemagglutinin N-terminal domain-containing protein — translation MLALPSFALANPTGGVVVDGAATISSTTNVTNVVQSTNRAIINWQSFSIGLGETVNFYQPSALAVTLNRVVGNEQSVIAGALNANGKVFLVNSNGILFTKDAQVNVGGLVASTLDISNSNFMAGNYAFSGSSAAAMVNKGTINAADGGYVALLGRTVSNEGTINAKLGTIALASGDAITLNFSGDSLLDVTIDKGTYDALVENKGLIKADGGNVVMTAKAADAVLSAQVNNSGIIQARTIGDLTGGSSSTGSVKIGKIKLLAQGGTTKVSGTLDASAPNGGKGGTIETSGEKVTIADGTLVTTASSTGESGNWIIDPTNFAIVSGSAAQTTSGVGASTLLSNLANGNVTITTAASGSDSGDINVNAALAWSANTLTLNAASNINVNAPMTWGGLSGLALNAGQSGVGSIYVNAVMTANGAASFAATYGNGTTVTGSIPNGTTTGLAYSYTVPDGIFMAMSNGANADGTPIASFVGRLDFNSTGSLTIGGKTYTVITTWAQLAALSGTASGNYALASDLSAPTTALKSSVIGSLTGNLNGLGHTISGLTIASTSSNIGLIGQISGGSVANIGLLNVNLDGTSFVGAVAGQMRGGTIGNVFATGSIGHAAYDYTSGTGSSGGLVGQAFVSPGTASAGTIFDSWANVTILGGSGLGGFIGANTGATIINSAAYGNVTGTATYNSDASASNNTSQLGGFAGTNNGLIVDANSYGNVSAVNGTWVGGFVGANNILSTYANRVGRIVDSNSYGDVSITFDATAKEIGGFAGVNYGYITRSSEYGDINLYIPENLNWSNISNISFIGGFVGHDYGYTSDNSVYGRIYLHGHTSKFYLVGSFAGALGDTFTAGHEQNNNVICNSACDTLPPPIPLQSPNSTSTGMIVRNLPAEAAAAAAAAQAAQAAAQRVAAASGAGNVVSDEANRTASSPERGAKRSLASAGKQAVNAQESTDFDDSVKGAPSAQSELPPARAHARRDTAKVASAGGRKVRGTAPGAGYGAHIRSIDVDGQRFDLGNGGKISAPAPKAQ, via the coding sequence GTGCTCGCTCTGCCGAGTTTCGCGCTGGCCAATCCGACAGGCGGCGTCGTCGTCGATGGCGCTGCGACGATCTCCTCGACGACCAATGTCACCAATGTCGTTCAGTCGACCAATCGCGCCATCATCAATTGGCAGAGCTTCTCGATCGGCCTCGGCGAAACGGTCAATTTCTACCAGCCCTCCGCGCTCGCCGTCACGCTCAACCGCGTCGTCGGCAATGAGCAGAGCGTTATCGCCGGCGCGCTCAACGCCAATGGCAAGGTGTTCCTCGTGAATTCCAACGGCATCCTCTTCACCAAGGACGCCCAAGTGAATGTCGGCGGCCTCGTCGCCTCGACGCTCGATATCTCCAATTCCAATTTCATGGCCGGGAATTACGCTTTCTCCGGCTCCTCCGCCGCCGCGATGGTCAATAAGGGGACGATCAACGCCGCCGATGGCGGCTATGTCGCTCTGCTCGGCAGGACGGTTTCCAATGAAGGGACGATCAACGCCAAATTGGGGACCATCGCGCTCGCCTCGGGCGACGCGATCACGCTCAATTTCAGCGGCGATTCGCTGCTCGATGTGACCATCGACAAGGGAACCTATGACGCGCTCGTCGAGAATAAAGGGCTGATCAAGGCCGACGGCGGCAATGTGGTGATGACCGCCAAGGCCGCCGACGCCGTTCTCTCGGCCCAAGTGAACAATAGCGGAATCATCCAGGCCCGCACCATCGGGGATCTCACCGGCGGCTCCTCATCCACGGGAAGCGTGAAGATCGGCAAGATCAAGCTGCTGGCCCAGGGCGGAACGACCAAGGTGTCCGGCACGCTCGACGCTTCCGCGCCCAATGGCGGCAAGGGCGGCACGATCGAAACTTCGGGCGAGAAGGTGACGATCGCCGATGGGACGCTCGTCACGACTGCTTCGTCAACAGGCGAAAGCGGCAATTGGATCATCGACCCGACCAATTTCGCCATCGTCTCCGGCAGCGCCGCGCAGACGACGAGTGGCGTCGGAGCCTCCACGCTTCTCTCCAATCTCGCCAATGGCAATGTCACCATCACCACTGCGGCGAGCGGCTCGGATTCGGGCGACATCAATGTCAATGCGGCGCTCGCCTGGTCGGCGAACACGCTGACGCTGAATGCGGCGAGCAATATCAACGTCAATGCGCCGATGACATGGGGCGGCTTGAGCGGGCTCGCGCTCAACGCCGGGCAAAGCGGCGTCGGCAGCATCTATGTCAATGCCGTCATGACGGCCAACGGTGCGGCTAGCTTCGCGGCGACCTATGGCAATGGCACGACCGTGACAGGGAGCATCCCGAATGGGACGACGACCGGCTTGGCCTACAGCTATACGGTTCCCGACGGGATATTCATGGCCATGAGCAACGGCGCTAATGCCGATGGCACACCGATCGCCAGCTTCGTCGGCCGCCTCGATTTCAACAGCACGGGTTCTCTGACGATCGGCGGCAAGACCTACACGGTCATCACCACATGGGCGCAGCTGGCGGCGCTGAGCGGAACGGCCTCCGGCAATTACGCTCTCGCCAGCGATTTGAGCGCTCCGACGACCGCTTTAAAATCCTCCGTGATCGGTTCGTTGACCGGAAATCTGAACGGCCTCGGTCATACGATCAGCGGACTGACAATCGCCTCGACGTCCAGCAATATAGGGCTCATCGGGCAGATCTCTGGCGGCTCTGTCGCGAACATCGGATTGCTCAATGTGAATCTCGATGGAACTTCGTTCGTTGGCGCAGTGGCCGGCCAAATGCGCGGTGGAACTATCGGGAATGTCTTTGCAACAGGCTCCATTGGCCATGCGGCCTATGATTATACAAGCGGCACGGGCTCTTCTGGCGGCCTCGTCGGGCAAGCATTCGTTTCTCCGGGGACGGCGAGCGCCGGCACGATCTTCGACTCCTGGGCCAATGTCACAATTCTAGGAGGATCGGGCCTTGGCGGGTTTATCGGCGCCAATACCGGGGCCACGATCATCAATTCTGCTGCCTATGGCAATGTGACCGGAACGGCGACTTACAATAGCGACGCCAGCGCGTCGAACAACACCTCGCAACTCGGCGGATTTGCGGGCACCAACAATGGTCTCATTGTCGACGCGAATTCTTATGGAAATGTTTCGGCCGTCAATGGCACATGGGTAGGCGGATTTGTCGGGGCCAACAATATCCTCTCGACTTACGCCAATCGTGTCGGAAGAATTGTCGATTCTAATTCCTACGGTGACGTAAGTATAACGTTCGACGCCACGGCCAAGGAAATCGGCGGCTTTGCCGGCGTCAATTATGGATATATCACGCGATCGTCAGAATATGGCGATATAAATCTCTATATACCGGAGAATTTAAATTGGTCTAATATATCAAATATATCTTTTATTGGCGGCTTCGTCGGCCACGATTATGGCTATACATCAGATAATTCCGTCTATGGACGCATATATCTCCACGGGCATACCTCTAAATTCTATTTGGTCGGCTCGTTCGCCGGTGCGCTCGGAGATACCTTCACCGCCGGACACGAGCAGAACAACAATGTGATCTGTAACAGCGCTTGCGACACTCTACCGCCTCCTATCCCTCTCCAATCGCCAAACTCCACTTCAACCGGCATGATTGTCCGCAATCTCCCGGCCGAGGCCGCGGCGGCGGCCGCCGCCGCACAGGCGGCGCAAGCCGCGGCGCAGCGCGTGGCGGCGGCGAGCGGCGCCGGCAATGTCGTCTCCGATGAGGCGAACAGGACCGCGAGTTCGCCCGAGAGAGGGGCCAAGCGCAGCCTCGCCAGCGCCGGCAAGCAAGCCGTCAACGCCCAGGAATCCACTGACTTCGATGACAGTGTGAAGGGCGCGCCATCGGCGCAATCGGAGCTTCCTCCCGCCCGCGCCCATGCGCGTCGAGACACGGCGAAAGTCGCGAGCGCCGGCGGCCGCAAGGTGCGCGGGACAGCGCCCGGCGCCGGTTATGGCGCGCATATTCGCAGCATAGACGTCGACGGCCAACGTTTCGATCTCGGCAATGGCGGCAAGATCTCTGCGCCCGCCCCGAAGGCCCAATAA